The following are encoded in a window of Sminthopsis crassicaudata isolate SCR6 chromosome 5, ASM4859323v1, whole genome shotgun sequence genomic DNA:
- the COMMD3 gene encoding COMM domain-containing protein 3 isoform X1, whose translation MELSEYVQRGCQMLADPGCFDLAAFALLLRAAFRSLLEARADEAVLDHPDLKHIDPMVLKHSHAALATYILEAGKQKADKSTLSTSLEDCKFDRERIELFCTEYQVIKNKNSLEILLGSIGRCPLLITDVSWRLQYQIKTNQLHKLYRPSYLVTLNVEKEDSISHPDISFNCTMEQLQDLVGKLKDAAKSLERATQI comes from the exons ATGGAGCTCTCCGAATATGTGCAGAGAGGTTGCCAGATGCTGGCCGATCCCGGCTGCTTCGACCTCGCCGCCTTCGCGCTTCTCCTGCGGGCGGCCTTCCGGAGCCTGCTGGAAGCCCGGGCTGACGAGGCCGTGCTAG atCATCCAGACTTGAAACATATTGATCCTATGGTATTAAAACACAGTCATGCAGCACTTGCAACTTATATACTGGAggcaggaaagcagaaagctgacaAGTCAACTCTGAg cACGAGTCTAGAAGACTGTAAATTtgacagagaaagaatagaactATTTTGCACAGAATACCAGGTTATA aaaaACAAGAATTCTTTGGAAATCCTACTGGGAAG TATTGGCAGATGTCCTCTCCTTATAACTGATGTTTCTTGGCGTTTACAATATCAGATTAAG accaACCAACTTCACAAACTGTATCGACCATCATATTTGGTGACTTTAAATGTTGAG aAGGAGGACTCTATATCCCATCCAGACATTAGCTTTAATTGTACTATGGAGCAATTACAG GACTTAGTGGGAAAATTAAAAGATGCCgcaaaaagcctggaaagagcAACCCAAATATGA
- the COMMD3 gene encoding COMM domain-containing protein 3 isoform X2: protein MELSEYVQRGCQMLADPGCFDLAAFALLLRAAFRSLLEARADEAVLDHPDLKHIDPMVLKHSHAALATYILEAGKQKADKSTLSTSLEDCKFDRERIELFCTEYQKNKNSLEILLGSIGRCPLLITDVSWRLQYQIKTNQLHKLYRPSYLVTLNVEKEDSISHPDISFNCTMEQLQDLVGKLKDAAKSLERATQI, encoded by the exons ATGGAGCTCTCCGAATATGTGCAGAGAGGTTGCCAGATGCTGGCCGATCCCGGCTGCTTCGACCTCGCCGCCTTCGCGCTTCTCCTGCGGGCGGCCTTCCGGAGCCTGCTGGAAGCCCGGGCTGACGAGGCCGTGCTAG atCATCCAGACTTGAAACATATTGATCCTATGGTATTAAAACACAGTCATGCAGCACTTGCAACTTATATACTGGAggcaggaaagcagaaagctgacaAGTCAACTCTGAg cACGAGTCTAGAAGACTGTAAATTtgacagagaaagaatagaactATTTTGCACAGAATACCAG aaaaACAAGAATTCTTTGGAAATCCTACTGGGAAG TATTGGCAGATGTCCTCTCCTTATAACTGATGTTTCTTGGCGTTTACAATATCAGATTAAG accaACCAACTTCACAAACTGTATCGACCATCATATTTGGTGACTTTAAATGTTGAG aAGGAGGACTCTATATCCCATCCAGACATTAGCTTTAATTGTACTATGGAGCAATTACAG GACTTAGTGGGAAAATTAAAAGATGCCgcaaaaagcctggaaagagcAACCCAAATATGA